AAGAAGTCTTAAACATTACAAAGTGTTTAGGGCTTTTTTTTTGTGGTTAAACTAATTATTTTTTAGGAGCAGAACATTCTAGCTAGTAGCAACAGTTGTCCCGCTGTCCATTATATCTTTTTATCCCGATGAAAAAATCGGGACAAAAAGGATGCCATTTCCATCGGGGCTAGGCGAGAACAATCCGTTTTTTTAGAAAGTTTTGTTTTGTTTTTCAATTTGCTTTTACTTTTTTACAAACCACAAAATATTAACCCTTTAATAAATCCAAAATTTTATCCACATTTACTTCACTATAATCGTTGATATAAAAGTGACATGGCGGTAATTCTTCTTTTGTATGCGAACTCAATACACCAACTACTTTCATTCCGGCATTAAGACCAGCAGTAACACCCGAAAACGAATCTTCGAAAACAACACAGTCAGCTGGATCAGCACCAACACGCTCTGCAGATTTTAAATAAACTTCTGGATTTGGTTTATGAGACGTTACATCTTCGCTTGCCATCATAGAATCCATTTTATCGGCGATTTGTAAAGCACCAATAATCAGGTCAAGATTAGCGCGTGGAGCAGAGGTAGCAACAGCTGTTTTAAAATTTCGGGATTTCAATGCTGACAAAAACTTCAAATAATGTGGAATAGTTTCTACTTTATCTTTGTAAACCTCACGAAACATTGATTCTTTTTCGTCTTCCAACTTTTTAAGTTCCTCTCCGGTAACAGAACGCTTAAAGAAATGCGTCATGATATAACCATTATGTTTTCCGTACATATGCTCTTCAAATTCTTTTTCTGAGTGTGGAATTTGGTATTTATCGAAAAATGCTTCGAAAGCTTTTGCATGATGTGGATTTGTGTGACAAATCACGCCATCCATATCAAAAATAACACATTGTTGTTTCATTGTAAATTTTATTTTTTAATGGTTGCAAGATACAATCATTTATATTGTTTTGCAGAATTTAGAAACTGATTTTGACTTTTAGGAGCTTATTTTACTTAGTTATATTTCTTTAGAGAGATTAGATATTGTAAAGTATTCAGGGTTTTTTATCGATGAAATTTTAAAATTATCAGAACCTTAACAACAAATACAGATCAGAATCAGTATTTTCATAGATTATGAAAAATCTAGTTCCAAATTGAAATATTCTTAATTTATGACAACTACTAAATTACAAACGTTTATTCCTCTTTTTTATATTGTATGGTCTGATGATTTACTGACTGAAAAAGAGTTTGTGACTTTACAAGGATTTATTGATTCGCAGGATTGGCTTTCGCCAGATGAAAAACAACTATTGCTTTCTAAAATAAGTATTTCAAATCCGCCTTCTCGTCAGGATATTGCTGATTGGAAAAGCAAAATTGAGCAGACTATTCAGCAAAATCCTGCCATAAAATCTATTTTTGAAATTGCTGTTGCACTTTCAGAAAAAGATGCTTCTATTCAAAAATTAGAAACTTCTTTTGTAAAACTCGAAAATGATTTGGGAATTCTAGGAGAAGAAGCCATTAGTAATTTCAAAACAAAAGCAAAAACTTTTACAGTTACACACCAAACGGAGGCTAGTTTTGATATCCAAAAAATAACCGACGTTTTAGATGGAAATCAAGCTCCGATTATCAATAAAGTAAAATCCATTATTTCTGGACCTGAATTTAAATTAGAAACCATAACAAATGTTGAAGCATATCGCCAAAAAGTATACGATTGGTGCAAAATTTTAGCGAAGGAAAACCTAGGGAATATGGCATATCCAAAGCAATACGGAGGCGGTGAAAATCCATCTGATTATTTTGCTATTATGGAGACGCTGAGTTATCATGATCTGAGTCTGGTTATCAAATTTGGAGTGCAATTTGGACTTTGGGGAACGAGTGTCATGTCACTTGGAACTGAAAAGCATTACATCAAATATTTAAAAGGCATTGGTACTCTGAAAATACCAGGATGTTTTGCGATGACCGAAACACATCACGGTTCTAATGTAAAAGGATTGGAAACAACTGCGACTTATAATCGCGAAAACCAAACGTTTACGATTCATACGCCACACGAAAAAGCACAAAAAGAATATATTGGAAATGCGGCACTGCATGGACAAATGGCAACTGTTTTTGCCAAACTGATTATTGCAGGACATGATTATGGTGTGAATGCTTTTATTGTACCGTTACGTGATGAAAACGGTACTGTTTTAAAAGGGATTACGATTGGAGATTGTGGTCATAAAATGGGACTGAATGGCGTGGATAATGGTACAATTCGTTTTGATAACGTTAATATTCCAAAGGAAAATATGCTGGATCGTTTTGCTTCGGTAAATGATAAAGGTGAATTCGAAAGCCCTATTCCAAGTGATAACAGACGTTTTTTTACAATGCTAGGAACCTTGGTAGGAGGCAGAATTGGAATTCCGCGTTCGGCTCTGGCTGCTGCCAAAACAGGACTCACCATTGCCATAAAATACAGTGACCAGCGGAAACAATTTGGACCAGAAGAAGGTTCAGAAGTTCCCATTTTGAATTATCGCATGCACCAGCGAAGATTATTAATTCCATTAGCCAAAACATATGCGGTACATTTTGCATTGCAATATTTAACCAAGCGGTTTTTGAATAAAACGGAAGCAGAAATGCAGGAAATAGAAGCTTTAGCGGCAGGTTTAAAATCGTATTCTACATGGAGTACTACGGCAATTTTACAGGAATGTCGTGAAGCTTGTGGCGGAAAAGGCTATTTATCCGAAAACAGAATAGACGCTTTGAAAAATGATACTGAAATTTACACCACTTTTGAAGGTGATAATACCGTTTTGATGCAGTTAGTAGCCAAAAATCGTTTGTCAGAATTTAGAAAATCATTTGGTGAAATGGGTTCTTTTGGAATTATCAATTATGTCTATGAAAATGCCAAATCGGCTGTAGCTCAAAAAAATCCAATCGCAATCCGAAAAACAGACGAAGTACATTTACTGGATAGTGAATTTCATTTGCAGGCTTTTGAACATAGGGAAAAAACAATTTTAGCTTCGGCTGCCAAGCGTATCAAAAAATTAATTGATAGCGGTATGGATGCCTATGATGCTTTCAATGTGGTGCAGCACCAAATGATAGATATGGCTCAAGCGTATTTAGAAAGAGTAGTTTTGGAACAATTCCAAATGGCTATTGCAAGTGTTGAAGATAAAAACAGCAGAACTATTTTGACTAAACTGTGCCAATTATACGCGCTTTCGCAAATAGAAAAAAACAAAGCTTGGTATTTAGAAGATAATTATATGGAAGCTATAAAAACAAAAGCTATTCGGACAATTGTTAATCAGCTCTGTTGGGATATTAGACCAGATGCTGTTGCTTTGGTAAATGCTTTTGCTATTCCAGATTCTTGTTTAGGAGAGTTGGTTTAGTTTCTTGATATACCTACAACTGTTATTGTAATTTTTATTGGTTCAGAATCATTAATATTGCTAATATCCCGATAATTAAACATAACGGTGAATAATATTTTGTATCATTTTTGCCAAATTGAGTGTGTTTGATTTTCTTAAAAAAACCCAAATAATTGAATTCTCCAATAGCTCGGACAATAAAAATTCCTGCAATAACCCATAATCCATATTTGTCAAGCCAAGTAGGAATCAAGAAGTTTAGAATAGCACCTTTTTGTAAAATAAAAAGACAAATCACTAATAGTCCAAAAGCAACAATCAAAGTAGGTATAATTCCAGGCATTTGTAGTTTTATGCTATCGTCTTTTGTGGGGAAAACGGCTTGGCTTCCCCAACGCCCGCCAAATCCCCAATAAAAATGAATTGCTGACAAAAAAGCAAAAATGAGGAATAGAATTGCTGAAATTATAGTTGTCATTATTTGTAATTAATTATTGTTAGTTTTAC
The Flavobacterium sp. 5 DNA segment above includes these coding regions:
- a CDS encoding HAD family phosphatase; protein product: MKQQCVIFDMDGVICHTNPHHAKAFEAFFDKYQIPHSEKEFEEHMYGKHNGYIMTHFFKRSVTGEELKKLEDEKESMFREVYKDKVETIPHYLKFLSALKSRNFKTAVATSAPRANLDLIIGALQIADKMDSMMASEDVTSHKPNPEVYLKSAERVGADPADCVVFEDSFSGVTAGLNAGMKVVGVLSSHTKEELPPCHFYINDYSEVNVDKILDLLKG
- a CDS encoding acyl-CoA dehydrogenase is translated as MTTTKLQTFIPLFYIVWSDDLLTEKEFVTLQGFIDSQDWLSPDEKQLLLSKISISNPPSRQDIADWKSKIEQTIQQNPAIKSIFEIAVALSEKDASIQKLETSFVKLENDLGILGEEAISNFKTKAKTFTVTHQTEASFDIQKITDVLDGNQAPIINKVKSIISGPEFKLETITNVEAYRQKVYDWCKILAKENLGNMAYPKQYGGGENPSDYFAIMETLSYHDLSLVIKFGVQFGLWGTSVMSLGTEKHYIKYLKGIGTLKIPGCFAMTETHHGSNVKGLETTATYNRENQTFTIHTPHEKAQKEYIGNAALHGQMATVFAKLIIAGHDYGVNAFIVPLRDENGTVLKGITIGDCGHKMGLNGVDNGTIRFDNVNIPKENMLDRFASVNDKGEFESPIPSDNRRFFTMLGTLVGGRIGIPRSALAAAKTGLTIAIKYSDQRKQFGPEEGSEVPILNYRMHQRRLLIPLAKTYAVHFALQYLTKRFLNKTEAEMQEIEALAAGLKSYSTWSTTAILQECREACGGKGYLSENRIDALKNDTEIYTTFEGDNTVLMQLVAKNRLSEFRKSFGEMGSFGIINYVYENAKSAVAQKNPIAIRKTDEVHLLDSEFHLQAFEHREKTILASAAKRIKKLIDSGMDAYDAFNVVQHQMIDMAQAYLERVVLEQFQMAIASVEDKNSRTILTKLCQLYALSQIEKNKAWYLEDNYMEAIKTKAIRTIVNQLCWDIRPDAVALVNAFAIPDSCLGELV
- a CDS encoding DUF3995 domain-containing protein produces the protein MTTIISAILFLIFAFLSAIHFYWGFGGRWGSQAVFPTKDDSIKLQMPGIIPTLIVAFGLLVICLFILQKGAILNFLIPTWLDKYGLWVIAGIFIVRAIGEFNYLGFFKKIKHTQFGKNDTKYYSPLCLIIGILAILMILNQ